One window from the genome of Cyclobacterium amurskyense encodes:
- a CDS encoding DUF1501 domain-containing protein, translating to MEKEILEYGLNRNRRRFLSKLSLGVGSVALGSLLMPDLFDRVGGNKDLEMAIPGLPDFAPKAKRVIYLFQNGAPSQLESFDYKPKLRDMQGQDLPASIRGDQRLTGFTANQSSLPLVGSFVDFKQYGESRAWVSDLFPKTAEIVDDICIIKSMHTEAINHDPALTFFQTGAQQGNRPSMGSWLSYGLGSENQNLPSFTVLISRGEGNSQGVYSKLWSNGFLDSIHQGVQFSSGEDPVLYLKDPKGLNRSDRRDMLDKLAQLNQWSYEDIHDPEINTKIQQYEMAYRMQTTVPETLDISKEPQSVIDMYGEDCKKPGTFAANCLLARKLSENGVRFVQLYHQGWDQHVNLPKEITCQAMDVDQASAALVKDLKQRGLLDETLVVWGGEFGRTNFSQGEITKDNYGRDHHPRCFSIWMAGGGVKPGIVYGETDEFGYNITKNPVHVHDFQATLLHQLGLDHEKLIYKHLGRRFRLTDVSGHVVKDILA from the coding sequence ATGGAGAAAGAGATATTAGAATACGGACTGAATAGAAATAGAAGAAGGTTTTTGTCAAAATTGAGTTTGGGCGTTGGAAGTGTGGCCTTAGGTTCATTGCTTATGCCCGACCTTTTTGATCGGGTAGGGGGGAATAAGGATTTAGAGATGGCCATTCCAGGCTTACCTGACTTTGCGCCAAAAGCCAAGCGGGTGATTTACCTGTTCCAAAATGGTGCCCCCTCACAATTGGAATCTTTCGATTACAAGCCCAAACTCAGGGACATGCAAGGCCAGGATTTACCTGCCTCTATCCGTGGAGACCAAAGACTGACGGGTTTTACGGCCAACCAGTCTTCCCTTCCATTGGTAGGCTCTTTTGTGGATTTCAAGCAATACGGCGAATCCAGGGCCTGGGTAAGCGATCTTTTTCCCAAAACCGCAGAAATTGTAGATGACATTTGCATCATTAAATCCATGCATACGGAGGCCATCAACCATGACCCTGCGCTTACGTTTTTTCAAACTGGAGCACAACAAGGCAATAGACCCAGTATGGGCTCTTGGCTTAGTTATGGCCTTGGAAGTGAAAACCAAAACCTGCCTTCTTTTACGGTATTGATATCCAGAGGAGAAGGCAATAGTCAAGGGGTTTATTCCAAATTGTGGTCCAATGGATTTCTGGATTCCATCCATCAAGGCGTACAGTTCAGTAGTGGGGAAGACCCTGTTTTGTACCTCAAAGACCCAAAAGGGCTAAACCGGTCTGACAGGCGTGACATGTTGGACAAGCTGGCCCAATTGAATCAGTGGTCTTATGAGGACATTCATGACCCCGAGATCAATACCAAAATTCAGCAATATGAAATGGCTTACCGCATGCAAACTACCGTGCCTGAGACATTGGACATTTCCAAAGAACCCCAAAGCGTCATAGACATGTATGGGGAAGACTGTAAAAAGCCAGGTACTTTTGCTGCCAATTGTTTGCTGGCTAGAAAATTATCAGAAAATGGGGTACGCTTTGTTCAACTCTATCACCAGGGTTGGGACCAGCATGTCAATTTACCGAAAGAGATCACCTGCCAGGCGATGGATGTGGACCAGGCATCTGCTGCCTTGGTAAAAGACCTTAAGCAAAGAGGCTTATTGGATGAAACACTTGTTGTTTGGGGAGGCGAATTCGGGCGGACCAACTTCAGCCAGGGAGAAATAACCAAAGACAATTACGGAAGAGACCACCACCCAAGGTGTTTTAGTATCTGGATGGCAGGAGGAGGGGTCAAACCTGGGATTGTTTATGGAGAAACGGATGAGTTTGGATACAATATCACGAAGAACCCTGTTCATGTGCATGATTTTCAAGCTACACTTTTACACCAACTGGGATTGGATCATGAAAAGTTGATTTACAAACACCTGGGCAGAAGGTTCAGGTTGACAGATGTTTCAGGACATGTTGTGAAGGATATTCTTGCCTGA
- a CDS encoding GDSL-type esterase/lipase family protein, whose product MNKFLLYLLAAFIIFSCETKENSTEVEIIEISETVENPAAMAVKKEDEGWIKRHETILGRLNQEAELILVGNSIFHSLDNEDRNAVWERYLNPYKTINMGISADRTENVIWRLENGSLENINPKVALLLIGTNNTDGNHFLTVSTAEELAGGIKKICAILNEKLPDTEILIMGILPYGYKPNHRDNINKATNNIVSKFPEELPFVHYIDISDVYYDANGKVIKELMPDFLHPNAEGHMLMFEALDDKIKELMVK is encoded by the coding sequence ATGAACAAATTTTTACTTTACCTGTTAGCTGCCTTTATAATATTCAGCTGTGAAACCAAAGAAAATAGCACCGAGGTTGAAATTATAGAGATCTCTGAAACAGTAGAAAACCCCGCTGCAATGGCAGTGAAAAAAGAGGACGAGGGATGGATTAAGCGGCATGAAACAATATTGGGCAGGCTAAATCAGGAGGCTGAATTGATTCTTGTAGGCAATTCAATTTTTCATTCCTTGGACAATGAAGACCGCAATGCGGTTTGGGAAAGGTACCTCAATCCCTACAAAACCATAAATATGGGAATTTCTGCGGACAGAACGGAAAATGTGATTTGGAGGCTTGAGAATGGTTCACTAGAAAATATAAATCCTAAAGTGGCCCTTCTCTTGATTGGAACCAACAATACCGATGGCAATCATTTTCTTACTGTGAGTACTGCTGAAGAATTGGCCGGAGGGATTAAAAAAATCTGTGCCATCCTTAACGAAAAACTTCCCGATACCGAAATCCTTATCATGGGCATTTTACCTTATGGTTACAAGCCAAACCATAGAGATAACATCAATAAAGCAACAAACAATATCGTTTCCAAATTCCCTGAAGAGCTACCATTTGTGCATTACATAGATATAAGTGATGTCTATTATGATGCCAATGGCAAAGTTATTAAAGAATTGATGCCGGATTTTCTGCATCCTAATGCCGAAGGCCATATGTTAATGTTTGAAGCCCTTGATGATAAAATAAAGGAGCTGATGGTGAAATAA
- a CDS encoding outer membrane protein assembly factor BamB family protein translates to MDNDQYFSKHKLIAISYMFLYLTACTQTSPEGAGADWATYLGHPSSNQYSTLDQINRENVSQLELAWTYMTGDSANYQTNNLIVDGWLYTATPNSRVVALDGATGKELWTFDPSKVHESLADGDQRGLMYWHDGESGRILTMKGNRLFALNAKSGELIASFGENGSIHLGEEMDVPGKPNVTLNTPGQIYKDMFIIGANVGEDLPGAVRAFDIRTGKRKWIFHTLPRPGEFGSDTWPENYLENTGGASDWSGLAIDIPRGIVYLSTETAGPDFYGGNRYGENLFANSLIALDANTGKRLWHHQLVHHDLWDLDIPQPPTLLTVKHEGKEVDIVAVGTKMGLLFVYDRLTGEPLWPIEERPRAASKIDEIQTWPTQPFPTKPAPLMRQEYTEDDFSNISPRAQQISKEVFSQSGNYGGYPPPSTDQTIMFPGYDGGMEWGGAAADPEGILYVNVNEIPWFYQMVPTQKADGSALPFGEKQYLIHCASCHGSDRKGNPTGGFPSLESISKRLDKEVVMQVIKKGGGRMPAFDQVSQARREAIISFLFNEETAVSSKNERDDKAPPYVFRGFQRWQDDEGYPAIKPPWGTLNAVDLNTGTIKWKVPLGEYEELTKRGIPVTGTENYGGPVVTAGGLLFIAATSDSKIRAFDTENGEILWEYELPSDGHATPSVYAVNGKQYIAISVGGSKMKPHPGGAVMVFSLPD, encoded by the coding sequence ATGGACAATGATCAATATTTTTCAAAACACAAACTCATCGCCATTTCTTACATGTTTTTATACCTAACTGCCTGCACACAAACCTCACCAGAAGGTGCAGGAGCTGACTGGGCAACTTACCTCGGCCACCCTAGCAGCAATCAGTACTCAACGCTTGACCAAATAAATAGAGAAAATGTGTCTCAATTGGAATTGGCCTGGACCTATATGACAGGAGATAGTGCCAATTATCAAACGAATAACCTAATTGTCGATGGTTGGCTATACACAGCTACCCCAAACAGTCGGGTGGTTGCTTTGGATGGCGCGACAGGGAAGGAACTTTGGACCTTTGATCCTTCCAAGGTTCATGAATCGCTCGCTGATGGGGACCAACGGGGACTAATGTATTGGCATGATGGTGAATCGGGTCGCATACTCACTATGAAAGGAAACCGGCTTTTTGCATTGAATGCCAAAAGTGGTGAACTCATTGCTTCTTTTGGAGAAAATGGATCGATTCATCTTGGTGAAGAAATGGACGTTCCAGGTAAACCAAATGTAACGCTCAATACACCTGGGCAGATTTACAAGGACATGTTTATCATTGGGGCCAATGTAGGTGAGGATTTACCTGGTGCAGTGCGGGCATTTGACATTCGAACTGGAAAGCGGAAGTGGATTTTTCACACCTTGCCTAGGCCTGGTGAATTTGGATCAGATACCTGGCCGGAAAACTATTTAGAAAATACAGGAGGCGCATCTGACTGGTCAGGTTTAGCAATTGATATACCACGTGGCATTGTCTATTTATCAACTGAAACGGCCGGTCCGGATTTTTATGGAGGCAACCGTTATGGAGAAAATTTATTTGCCAACTCGCTAATTGCGCTCGATGCGAATACAGGTAAACGACTTTGGCACCACCAACTGGTGCATCATGATCTTTGGGATTTGGACATTCCTCAACCACCGACTTTGCTTACGGTAAAGCACGAAGGAAAAGAGGTAGATATTGTTGCTGTAGGTACAAAAATGGGGTTGTTGTTCGTATATGATAGGCTTACAGGAGAACCGCTTTGGCCCATTGAGGAACGACCTAGAGCAGCCTCTAAAATTGATGAAATCCAAACCTGGCCAACGCAGCCTTTTCCAACCAAGCCAGCTCCATTAATGAGGCAGGAATATACTGAGGATGACTTTTCCAATATATCTCCCAGAGCACAGCAAATAAGCAAGGAGGTATTCAGTCAATCGGGAAATTATGGGGGCTACCCTCCTCCAAGTACCGATCAAACGATCATGTTTCCCGGATACGATGGAGGCATGGAATGGGGTGGTGCTGCAGCAGATCCCGAAGGAATACTGTATGTGAATGTAAATGAGATTCCCTGGTTTTACCAGATGGTTCCTACACAAAAGGCAGATGGCAGTGCATTGCCTTTCGGGGAAAAACAATACCTGATCCATTGCGCATCCTGTCATGGTTCCGATCGTAAAGGTAATCCTACGGGCGGTTTTCCCTCCCTAGAAAGCATCTCCAAGCGATTAGACAAGGAAGTGGTAATGCAGGTAATAAAAAAGGGAGGAGGACGTATGCCAGCCTTTGATCAGGTTTCGCAAGCACGTCGAGAAGCTATCATTTCCTTCCTCTTTAATGAAGAAACGGCTGTTAGCTCAAAAAACGAGCGGGATGACAAGGCGCCACCTTATGTCTTCCGCGGTTTTCAACGTTGGCAGGATGATGAAGGATATCCTGCTATTAAACCACCCTGGGGCACACTGAATGCTGTCGATCTTAATACAGGCACCATAAAATGGAAGGTGCCACTGGGAGAATATGAAGAGCTAACCAAACGAGGAATTCCGGTCACAGGCACTGAGAATTATGGTGGTCCCGTTGTAACAGCCGGTGGGTTACTCTTTATTGCTGCTACTTCTGATTCCAAAATCAGGGCTTTTGACACAGAGAATGGAGAAATACTATGGGAATATGAGCTACCTTCTGACGGCCACGCTACCCCGAGTGTATATGCTGTAAACGGCAAGCAATACATTGCCATCTCTGTAGGCGGTTCAAAAATGAAACCCCACCCAGGAGGTGCTGTAATGGTTTTTAGCCTTCCCGATTGA
- a CDS encoding MBL fold metallo-hydrolase yields MGLALLAMALFTACDKDDEDKSPGVEIVDFGASPSASIITTGEVSVITENTARFHTFNFDVAPYTVTIVETKNKVVVVNLGPAPVFAAELKTYIDEINKPGAVIITHNHGDHYGGAGSFTDWDIYAETTVANQLNGTEDFTNVYPNNVIGVSGNQIIGELEFSFNKVSNAETGENGYFFNEEHKIVFPGDLVYNLTHIYLREYTPNDGEDEIDNWIAGLNLLKTEFSTYNHLFVGHNGSRSDVTVVIEENIDYLMNAQAILKGNQQLTNGGSATTQQEVVDELLLLYPNYKVGGLMLSLPDAFFPGDPGADWF; encoded by the coding sequence TTGGGATTGGCACTGCTTGCCATGGCCCTGTTTACTGCTTGTGACAAAGATGATGAAGACAAAAGTCCAGGTGTTGAAATTGTAGATTTTGGTGCATCACCATCAGCCTCCATAATTACCACCGGTGAGGTAAGTGTGATTACCGAAAACACTGCACGTTTTCATACCTTTAACTTTGATGTAGCTCCTTACACCGTAACCATAGTAGAGACTAAAAATAAAGTGGTCGTTGTGAACTTGGGACCTGCACCAGTTTTTGCTGCTGAGCTTAAAACTTATATCGATGAAATTAACAAACCAGGAGCTGTAATCATCACTCACAATCATGGTGATCATTATGGAGGAGCAGGTAGCTTCACCGATTGGGATATTTATGCAGAAACTACAGTAGCAAACCAGTTAAACGGTACCGAAGATTTTACCAATGTATATCCAAATAACGTAATTGGCGTTTCTGGTAATCAAATTATTGGAGAGCTTGAGTTTTCCTTCAATAAAGTATCCAATGCAGAAACTGGAGAGAATGGTTACTTTTTCAATGAAGAACATAAAATCGTATTTCCAGGGGATTTGGTTTATAATCTGACCCACATTTATCTCAGAGAGTATACTCCGAATGATGGGGAGGACGAAATAGACAACTGGATAGCAGGCTTGAACTTGTTAAAAACAGAATTTTCAACTTATAACCATCTTTTTGTTGGCCATAACGGTTCCCGCTCAGATGTAACCGTAGTTATAGAGGAGAACATAGACTATTTAATGAATGCACAAGCCATCCTCAAGGGAAACCAACAGCTTACCAATGGTGGAAGCGCCACGACACAACAAGAGGTAGTGGATGAATTGCTATTGCTTTATCCGAATTACAAGGTAGGGGGCTTAATGCTTTCTTTGCCAGATGCCTTCTTCCCAGGAGACCCTGGAGCAGATTGGTTTTAA
- a CDS encoding AraC family transcriptional regulator produces MKNIPNISFQSAEGATKIEFLKLSELFSRIQEDPNHDPKRPHRLDFFALLIVTEGTGTHQVDLKKYALRKGSVVKIAKNQVHAFQDDLNYQGYLVVFTEEFVLKYFSRSSIEFLSHLYNYHLSLPLVEKSSYNESFLFDSLAALKSENQYAQMDILAKLLELYLLRLDQQTQGSFKRIIKNEFHQIFTNFKNLVEKNYTETRNVKDYADWLHISPKHLNHVVREVTLNTAKTFIDQYVLLEIKRSILSTDNSLKDVAFSTGFEEVTNFTKFFKKHTGLSPKEFKTNI; encoded by the coding sequence TTGAAAAACATCCCCAACATATCTTTTCAAAGCGCGGAGGGCGCTACCAAAATTGAATTTCTGAAACTTTCAGAACTTTTTAGCCGGATTCAGGAAGATCCGAACCACGATCCTAAAAGGCCACATAGATTAGATTTTTTCGCCTTGTTAATTGTTACAGAGGGTACAGGAACGCATCAGGTAGATTTAAAAAAGTACGCTTTACGAAAAGGATCGGTTGTGAAAATAGCAAAGAACCAAGTGCACGCTTTTCAAGACGATCTGAATTACCAAGGTTATTTGGTTGTATTTACCGAAGAATTTGTTCTTAAATACTTTTCAAGGTCATCCATAGAGTTTCTTTCTCATCTCTACAATTACCATCTTTCGCTGCCTTTGGTAGAAAAGAGTTCGTATAATGAATCTTTTCTTTTTGATTCCTTGGCAGCGCTTAAATCGGAGAATCAATATGCGCAAATGGACATTCTTGCCAAGCTATTGGAACTTTATTTGCTACGATTAGACCAACAAACACAAGGGTCATTTAAGCGTATAATTAAAAATGAGTTTCATCAGATTTTTACCAATTTCAAAAATTTAGTAGAAAAAAATTACACCGAAACACGCAATGTAAAAGACTATGCAGACTGGTTGCACATTTCTCCCAAGCACTTAAACCATGTCGTAAGAGAAGTCACTTTGAACACAGCCAAAACCTTTATTGACCAATATGTATTACTGGAAATTAAACGCAGTATTTTGAGTACCGATAACAGTTTGAAAGACGTGGCATTCAGTACTGGCTTTGAAGAAGTGACCAATTTTACCAAGTTTTTTAAAAAACATACCGGCCTATCCCCAAAGGAATTTAAAACCAACATATAA
- a CDS encoding sialidase family protein, translated as MRIKFTLRPSHFLLFSVVFWTFAGKIDPVIAQSGDWRNIKNGRIIPDKSYSDQPYIVKTDDGAWLCVMTTGSGHEGATGQHIISQRSFDQGITWEEIIEIEPSDGPEASYAVLLKATSGRVFVFYNHNTDNLREVKGDDPPYKDGIVKRVDSQGYYVFKYSDDNGQSWSKQRYTIPVREFEIDRKNPYKGDIRFFWNVGKAFSHEGSAFVPLTKVGGFGNGFFTSNEGVLLKSDNLFDVADPADANWNTLPDGDIGLRTPENGGPIAAEHSYSILSDGSFFVVYRSLDGHPVYSYSRDQGRTWDKPQYMRFADGRLMKNPRAANFAWKCENGKFLYWFHNHGGRFIREHPNPGSIGYNDRNPVWMAGGVEVDGKDGKVIQWSQPEILLYDDDPLVRMSYPDLMEEGGNYFITETQKDIARVHQIDNAFLERLWGQFEEPIPVRDGLLINWSGKGKSLPQKLPAPAVPNFRVRDTNTADYRGKSTNAGFTIELGFLLYEVKEGQVLADTRDASGKGWWVGVSDKNNLTFQMNDGQTEVGWSSDPGTIQPNTQHQVSILIDGGPNIFAFVTDGQLNDGGAHRQFGWGRFSPYFKSPEGSKTLLLGSRIKGELSYVSFFDRALMVSEVLASQRCKE; from the coding sequence ATGAGAATAAAATTTACTTTAAGGCCAAGCCATTTCCTTCTATTTAGCGTAGTATTTTGGACCTTTGCTGGCAAAATAGATCCGGTTATAGCCCAGTCGGGCGATTGGAGAAATATTAAAAATGGCCGGATTATTCCTGACAAAAGCTATAGTGATCAGCCTTATATCGTAAAAACGGATGATGGAGCTTGGTTGTGTGTGATGACCACCGGATCCGGCCATGAAGGAGCCACCGGACAACATATCATCAGCCAGAGAAGTTTTGACCAGGGCATTACCTGGGAAGAAATAATAGAAATAGAACCTTCAGACGGCCCTGAGGCCTCCTATGCAGTGCTTTTAAAAGCTACTTCCGGTCGGGTATTTGTGTTCTACAATCATAATACTGACAACCTTAGAGAGGTAAAAGGAGATGATCCTCCCTATAAAGATGGGATTGTAAAAAGGGTGGATAGCCAGGGCTATTATGTGTTCAAATACTCGGATGACAATGGGCAATCCTGGTCCAAGCAAAGGTATACCATTCCCGTTAGGGAATTTGAAATCGACAGAAAAAACCCTTATAAAGGTGATATAAGGTTTTTTTGGAATGTGGGGAAGGCATTTTCTCATGAGGGAAGTGCTTTTGTTCCCTTGACCAAAGTGGGGGGATTTGGAAATGGTTTTTTTACCTCAAATGAAGGTGTTTTACTAAAAAGTGACAATCTCTTCGATGTGGCCGACCCAGCTGATGCCAATTGGAATACCTTGCCTGATGGAGACATAGGCTTGAGAACACCGGAAAATGGCGGTCCAATAGCTGCCGAACATAGTTATTCCATACTTAGTGATGGTTCTTTTTTTGTGGTTTACCGTTCATTGGATGGGCATCCGGTTTACAGTTATAGCAGAGATCAAGGGAGAACCTGGGACAAACCCCAATACATGCGATTTGCCGATGGGCGCTTGATGAAAAACCCGAGGGCAGCCAATTTTGCCTGGAAATGTGAAAATGGTAAATTCCTCTATTGGTTTCACAATCATGGAGGCAGGTTTATCAGGGAACATCCCAATCCGGGTTCTATCGGTTACAATGACCGCAATCCGGTATGGATGGCAGGAGGCGTGGAAGTGGATGGGAAAGATGGTAAAGTGATTCAATGGAGTCAACCGGAGATTTTACTATACGATGATGACCCATTGGTCCGCATGAGTTACCCTGACCTGATGGAAGAGGGGGGCAATTATTTTATTACCGAAACACAAAAGGACATTGCACGGGTCCATCAGATTGACAACGCCTTTCTAGAGCGGCTTTGGGGCCAATTTGAGGAACCTATACCGGTTCGGGATGGCTTGCTGATCAATTGGTCAGGAAAGGGCAAAAGTTTACCGCAAAAACTTCCGGCTCCGGCTGTTCCAAACTTTCGGGTTAGAGATACCAATACCGCTGATTACAGAGGAAAAAGCACCAATGCAGGCTTTACCATAGAACTGGGATTTTTGCTTTATGAAGTGAAAGAAGGGCAGGTTTTGGCGGATACCAGAGACGCTTCAGGCAAAGGTTGGTGGGTAGGCGTTTCAGATAAGAACAACCTTACGTTTCAGATGAACGATGGCCAAACCGAGGTCGGATGGAGCTCTGATCCTGGTACCATACAACCAAATACCCAACATCAGGTAAGTATCCTTATAGACGGAGGCCCAAATATCTTCGCTTTTGTTACAGATGGCCAATTAAATGATGGGGGAGCGCACAGGCAATTTGGTTGGGGCAGGTTCAGTCCTTACTTCAAATCGCCAGAAGGCTCAAAGACTTTACTACTAGGTTCAAGGATAAAAGGAGAACTGAGTTATGTGAGTTTTTTTGATCGGGCTTTGATGGTCTCGGAAGTTTTGGCTAGTCAGAGGTGTAAGGAGTGA
- a CDS encoding PSD1 and planctomycete cytochrome C domain-containing protein, whose protein sequence is MKKKIQTNSFIGPLLGILFLSIVGCANEEVGEASLEPFPDVVSYNFHIRPILSDNCYACHGPDANAREAGLRLDLESEAYKALAENPGAFALVPGKPHQSEVYLRINSEDENEMMPPPDSNLKLTNREIELIKTWIKEGAVYEKHWAFEPPKYHEPPAVKDKKWPVNEIDYFILKRQEDIGLNPNESASKENLLKRLSFDLTGLPPTLEMMDKFNSNKDPNAYEVMVDYLLAQNAYGERMAVYWMDIARYADSYGYQLDNFRTQWAWRDWVIHAFNKNLSYKDFITWQLAGDLLENPTKEQILATGFNRNHKITEEGAVDEEEYRITYVTDRTNTVGKGILGITFECAACHDHKFDPISQKNYYEMFSFFNNIDELRTSTSPIDPLAGTPKSYAKKPFIEITDEDAEGILSFVNKKDTSTLIVSVMGELDTMRNNYILERGVFNAFGEEVFPATPESILGFDAKYPKSRLGLARWLFDEKNPLTSRVFVNKIWKEFFGRGIVNTTGDFGMQGELPSHPDLLDWLAIDFMGNGWDMKRLVKQIVMSATYRQSVTVSQEERNRDSENKYYTYASRNHLKAEFIRNMVLSSSGLLVPEIGGRSVKPYQPDGLWEAATAGGSTLAEYTQDHGEDLYRRGLYTFMKRTVPAPSMLIFDASNRDQCETERSFTNTPLQALVMLNDPTVLEASRVLASRLLSEKSTEKEKINKAFRLILCRKPKAKELELLESYYKDKLATITEEDALELASIGEYPQEENVDRQSVAALMQVISTMYNMEESISRS, encoded by the coding sequence ATGAAGAAGAAAATACAAACCAACTCATTTATTGGGCCATTGTTAGGGATTCTATTCCTTTCAATCGTAGGCTGTGCAAATGAAGAGGTGGGAGAAGCCAGTCTGGAGCCATTTCCTGATGTAGTCAGTTATAATTTTCATATTCGACCCATTCTTTCTGACAATTGCTATGCTTGTCATGGTCCTGATGCCAATGCAAGAGAGGCAGGATTAAGGTTGGACCTTGAAAGTGAGGCTTATAAAGCTCTGGCAGAAAATCCTGGTGCCTTTGCTCTTGTTCCCGGAAAACCCCATCAATCAGAGGTTTACCTTCGCATCAATTCTGAGGATGAGAACGAAATGATGCCTCCTCCGGATTCCAACCTCAAATTGACCAATAGAGAGATTGAGCTAATTAAAACCTGGATCAAAGAGGGGGCCGTTTATGAGAAACACTGGGCTTTTGAGCCTCCTAAATACCATGAACCTCCTGCAGTAAAAGACAAAAAGTGGCCGGTCAATGAGATTGATTACTTTATCCTTAAAAGGCAGGAAGACATTGGGTTGAATCCGAACGAATCTGCTTCTAAAGAAAACCTTTTAAAGCGTTTGAGCTTTGACTTGACAGGCCTTCCGCCTACGCTGGAAATGATGGACAAGTTTAATAGCAATAAGGACCCGAATGCCTATGAGGTCATGGTGGATTACCTTCTGGCTCAAAACGCTTATGGTGAGCGCATGGCTGTTTATTGGATGGATATCGCCAGGTATGCGGATTCCTATGGCTACCAACTGGATAATTTCAGAACACAATGGGCATGGAGAGATTGGGTAATTCATGCTTTCAATAAGAATTTATCCTATAAAGATTTCATTACCTGGCAACTGGCAGGTGACCTCTTGGAAAACCCGACCAAAGAACAAATTTTAGCAACAGGCTTTAATAGGAACCATAAAATCACGGAAGAAGGAGCTGTGGATGAGGAGGAATACCGGATAACCTATGTGACGGACAGGACCAATACCGTTGGCAAAGGGATCTTGGGCATCACCTTTGAATGTGCTGCCTGCCATGACCATAAATTCGACCCCATCTCGCAGAAGAATTATTATGAAATGTTTTCATTCTTCAACAATATCGATGAATTAAGGACTTCTACAAGTCCTATTGATCCATTGGCTGGTACACCTAAGTCTTATGCCAAAAAGCCTTTTATTGAAATTACAGATGAAGATGCAGAAGGCATTTTATCCTTTGTGAACAAAAAGGATACCAGCACTTTAATTGTATCCGTAATGGGTGAACTGGATACCATGCGGAACAATTATATTTTAGAAAGAGGCGTTTTCAATGCTTTTGGTGAAGAAGTATTTCCTGCTACTCCTGAATCCATTTTAGGTTTCGATGCCAAATACCCCAAAAGCAGACTAGGGCTGGCCAGGTGGTTGTTTGATGAAAAGAACCCACTCACTTCCAGGGTTTTTGTGAACAAAATCTGGAAGGAGTTTTTTGGGAGAGGAATAGTCAATACTACCGGGGATTTTGGGATGCAAGGGGAGTTGCCTAGTCATCCGGACTTGTTGGATTGGCTGGCCATTGATTTTATGGGAAATGGGTGGGACATGAAACGATTAGTAAAGCAAATAGTGATGTCTGCGACCTACAGGCAATCAGTTACTGTAAGTCAGGAAGAAAGGAACCGTGATTCGGAAAACAAGTACTATACCTATGCCTCCCGCAACCATTTGAAGGCTGAGTTTATAAGAAACATGGTATTGTCCTCAAGTGGACTTTTAGTGCCGGAAATTGGCGGTAGAAGTGTTAAACCTTACCAACCGGACGGACTTTGGGAAGCGGCGACTGCAGGAGGCTCTACTTTAGCTGAATATACCCAGGATCATGGTGAAGATCTTTATAGAAGAGGCTTGTATACCTTTATGAAGAGAACAGTTCCTGCGCCTTCCATGTTGATATTTGATGCCAGCAACCGGGATCAATGTGAAACAGAACGCTCTTTTACCAATACGCCATTGCAGGCATTGGTAATGCTAAACGACCCTACCGTTCTAGAGGCTTCCAGGGTTTTGGCTTCCAGATTGCTTAGCGAAAAATCCACCGAAAAGGAAAAAATAAATAAAGCATTTCGATTAATTCTATGTAGAAAACCCAAAGCCAAAGAGCTGGAATTGCTGGAATCCTATTATAAGGACAAGCTAGCTACGATTACGGAGGAGGATGCCCTCGAATTGGCATCAATTGGTGAATATCCTCAGGAGGAAAATGTGGATAGGCAATCAGTAGCGGCACTTATGCAAGTAATTTCTACAATGTACAATATGGAGGAATCCATAAGCAGATCTTAA